The genomic region GGCAACCGAATCTTCCGCCTTGGCGAGAGCGGCGACGTCGAGACGCTCGAAACGCCGTTCCAAGTCTGCTGCCTCGCACCCAAAAGCAGCGGCGGCTTCATCGCGGGCACGGACCGCGGATTCGCCGCCGTCGATCCTGCACACGCCCGCTTCGACATCATCGCAAATCCCGAAGCGGCGCTTCCCGGTAACCGCTTCAACGACGGCAAGACCGACGCCCAGGGGCGTTTCTGGTCAGGCACGATGGACAATGCGGAAAAGGCGACGACGGGATCGCTTTACAAGCTCGATCCAGACCTGCGCTGGACGAAGATGGACAGCGGCTATCACGTCACCAACGGCCCCGCGTTCGATCCGCAGCGCGGCCGGATGTACCATACCGACTCCGCTCCGCGGACGATCTACGCGTTCGACGTTTCCGATTCGGGCGATCTCGGCGGCAAGCGGGTCTTCCTGCAGTTTGAAGAGGCCGATGGGCACCCGGACGGGATGACGGTGGATTCCCGCGGCGACCTTTGGGTTTGCTTCTGGGACGGCTGGTGCCTTCGCCGGATTTCGCCCGAGGGCGAAGTTCTTGACCGCATCGCAATGCCGGTCCAGCGGCCTACGAGCTGCGCGTTCGGCGGTCCCGATCTCGACCGTCTCTACGTCACTTCTGCGTGCAAGGGATTGGATGCGGAATCGCTCGCGATGCAACCTTGCGCGGGTGGACTGTTTTTAGTGGAGACGGACTCGCGCGGAGTTGCGCAAGCACCGTTCGCGGGCTGAAGAGAAACGGCGACAGCCGGGGAGATCAATCATCGCCAACTTTATGTTCGCGACGGGAATCGAAAACAGCATCCCGACGATCAACAACGGCAAGACCCGCGTCGACGAGATGGAGCTGTGCGGCCATTATACGCACTGGCGCGAGGACTTCGACGCGGTCCAGGAGCTGGGAATCCAGTTTCTTCGCTATGGGCCGCCGCTGCATCGCACGTTCCTCGGCCCCGACCGCTACGACTGGGACTTCGCCGACATCACTTTCGCCGAGCTCAAGCGGCGCGACATCACTCCGATCGTCGACCTGTGCCACTTTGGGGTCCCGGACTGGATGGGCAATTTCCAGAACCCGGATTTCCCCCGGCTGTTCGCCGATTATGCCGGCGCCTTCGCAGACCGCTTTCCCTGGGTGCAGGTCTACACTCCGGTCAACGAGATGTTCATCTGCGCGGTCTTCTCCGCGAAATACGGCTGGTGGAACGAGCAGCTTCGCTCCGACCAGGGCTTCGTCACTGCGCTCAAGCATGTGGTCAAGGCGAACGTCCTGGCAATGCTCGCAATCCTGAAGAGGCGCGCCGACGCGATCTTCATCCAGTCGGAATCGTCGGAATATTTCCACGCCGACAGCCCCAAGGCGATCCACATCGCCGAGCAACTCAACTCCCGCCGCTTCCTCAGTCTCGACCTTAACTATGGCCGGCGCGTCGACAGCGACATGTTCGAATATCTGATGGATAACGGGATGACGTCGGAGGAATATCATTTCTTCCTCCACAACCGCCTCAAGCAGCACTGCATCCTCGGCAACGATTATTACCGCACCAACGAGCACCGCGTGTTCGAGGACGGGCGCACGACATCGTCCGGCGAAGTGTTCGGCTACACCGAGATCACCCGCCAATATTATAACCGCTACCGCCTTCCGGTGATGCACACGGAGACCAACCTGTCCGAAGGGCCGGTGGGCGACGAGGCCGTTCAGTGGCTGTGGAAGGAATGGGCGAACGTTCTTCGCCTCCGCAACGTCGGAATCCCCACCGTCGGCTTCACCTGGTACTCGCTGACCGACCAGGTCGACTGGGACACGGCGCTACGGGAGCAGAACGGGCATGTGAACCCGCTCGGCCTCTACGATCTCAACCGCAACATCCGGAACGTCGGCCGCGCGTACAAAAGGCTGATCCGCGACTGGCGCGAGGTGCTTCCGGCCTCCAGCCTGTGCCTGACCGTGCCAATCGTCTCGCCGGCGCATTACGAACTTCAGCACGCGCGCGAGCAGGAAGCGGAAGCGAAGGAACGGCTCCGCCATGAGGAAATAGATCTCGGCAGGGAAGATGGCTCATGAAGATCGGTCGGATCGAGACCTTCTACGTCGCTCCGCGCTGGCTGTTCGTCAGGGTCGAGAGCGACGACGGCGCCATCGGCTGGGGCGAAGCTAGTCTGGAGGGCCATGCCGAGGCGGTGGATGGCGCGTTCGAGGCGCTTCGGGACCGCTTCATCGGCGAAGACCCGTTCCGGATCGAGCACATCTGGCAGGTCGGCTACCGAAGCGGCTTCTATCGCGGCGGAGCGGTCCTGATGAGTGCGCTCGCGGGGCTGGAGCAGGCGCTCTGGGACCTCAAGGGCCGGGCGCTTGGGCTGCCGGCGTGGGAGATGCTCGGCGGACGAGTGCGCGACAAGGTGCGCGCTTATGCCTGGATCGGCGGCGATCGCCCCCATGAGATCGCCGACGCAGCGAGGGGAAGGCGCGACCAAGGTTTCTCCGCGGTCAAGATGAACGCCACGGCCGAGCTCGACTGGATCGGCACGCCCAGGCTGTTCGACGAGGTGATCGAGCGGGTGAAGGCGGCGCAGGATGCGGGGATGGATGTCGGCCTCGATTTTCACGGGCGAGTCCACCGGCCGATGGCGAAGCAGCTGGCCAAGGCGCTCGAGCCGCTAGGGCTTTTGTTCATCGAAGAGCCGTTGCTGTCGGAGAACCCGGAAGGGCTGAGACAGATTTCGGAGCTCGTCAGCACGCCGATCGCGCTCGGCGAACGGCTCTACTCGCGTTGGGACTTCAAGCCCTTCTTCGAGGCCGGAGCGGTGGACATCATCCAGCCGGACCTAAGCCACGCCGGCGGAATTCTCGAGGTGCGAAAGATCGCGGCAATGGCGGAGGCCTACGATATCGCCGTTGCCCCGCACTGTCCGCTCGGCCCGCTGGCTCTTGCTTCGTGCCTCCAGGTCGCGGCCTGCTCGCCCAATGTCGCGATTCAGGAGATGAGCCTCGGCATCCACTACAATGTCGGGGCCGACCTGCTGACCTACTGCAAGCACAAGGAGCAGCTGAGTCCCGTTGATGGCTATTTGCCGGTTCCGAGCGCGCCCGGGCTAGGCGTCGACATCGACGAGGACGCTGTTCGCGAGTCGAACAAGGACCGGCATCGCTGGCGCAACCCGGTCTGGCACCTGAAGGACGGCAGCTTCGCCGAGTGGTGACGCCGAGGCCGATGGAGCAACTGTAGCGGCCCGGGCGTTCCAGGATCATGAACGTCGGGGATTTCCTGATCGATCGCCTCAAGACCTGGGGCGTCACCCGGATCTACGGCTATCCCGGCGACGGGATCGACGGAGTCATCGGATCGCTCCAGGACGATGGCGGAATCGACCTGATCCAGGTCCGGCATGAGGAGATGGCCGCGTTCATGGCGGTCGGCCACGCCAAGTTCAGCGGCGAGCTCGGAGTCTGTCTGTCGACCGGGGGCCCGGGCGCCACGCACCTGATCACTGGCCTCTACGATGCGAAGCTCGACCACATGCCCGTCGTTGCGATCGTCGGCCAGGCCGAGGCAACGGTGCGCGGCGGAAGCTACCAGCAGGAACTGAACCTCGACCGCATGTTCTCCGACGTGGCCGGCTATGTGCAGGAGGTGACGCAGCCGGCGCAGCTTCGCCACGTGATCGACCGGGCGGTGCGGATCGCGATTTCGCAGCGCTGCCCGACCGTCGTCATTCTCCCGAAGGACGTGCAGGAGCGGAAGTTCGAGGAAACGCCCCGCGCCCATGGATTCAC from Sphingomonas anseongensis harbors:
- a CDS encoding SMP-30/gluconolactonase/LRE family protein: MAPSAHVTDAIRCIADVRANVGEGPVWVESEQALYWVDNKGNRIFRLGESGDVETLETPFQVCCLAPKSSGGFIAGTDRGFAAVDPAHARFDIIANPEAALPGNRFNDGKTDAQGRFWSGTMDNAEKATTGSLYKLDPDLRWTKMDSGYHVTNGPAFDPQRGRMYHTDSAPRTIYAFDVSDSGDLGGKRVFLQFEEADGHPDGMTVDSRGDLWVCFWDGWCLRRISPEGEVLDRIAMPVQRPTSCAFGGPDLDRLYVTSACKGLDAESLAMQPCAGGLFLVETDSRGVAQAPFAG
- a CDS encoding family 1 glycosylhydrolase, with product MFATGIENSIPTINNGKTRVDEMELCGHYTHWREDFDAVQELGIQFLRYGPPLHRTFLGPDRYDWDFADITFAELKRRDITPIVDLCHFGVPDWMGNFQNPDFPRLFADYAGAFADRFPWVQVYTPVNEMFICAVFSAKYGWWNEQLRSDQGFVTALKHVVKANVLAMLAILKRRADAIFIQSESSEYFHADSPKAIHIAEQLNSRRFLSLDLNYGRRVDSDMFEYLMDNGMTSEEYHFFLHNRLKQHCILGNDYYRTNEHRVFEDGRTTSSGEVFGYTEITRQYYNRYRLPVMHTETNLSEGPVGDEAVQWLWKEWANVLRLRNVGIPTVGFTWYSLTDQVDWDTALREQNGHVNPLGLYDLNRNIRNVGRAYKRLIRDWREVLPASSLCLTVPIVSPAHYELQHAREQEAEAKERLRHEEIDLGREDGS
- the dgoD gene encoding galactonate dehydratase, with product MKIGRIETFYVAPRWLFVRVESDDGAIGWGEASLEGHAEAVDGAFEALRDRFIGEDPFRIEHIWQVGYRSGFYRGGAVLMSALAGLEQALWDLKGRALGLPAWEMLGGRVRDKVRAYAWIGGDRPHEIADAARGRRDQGFSAVKMNATAELDWIGTPRLFDEVIERVKAAQDAGMDVGLDFHGRVHRPMAKQLAKALEPLGLLFIEEPLLSENPEGLRQISELVSTPIALGERLYSRWDFKPFFEAGAVDIIQPDLSHAGGILEVRKIAAMAEAYDIAVAPHCPLGPLALASCLQVAACSPNVAIQEMSLGIHYNVGADLLTYCKHKEQLSPVDGYLPVPSAPGLGVDIDEDAVRESNKDRHRWRNPVWHLKDGSFAEW